Proteins from a genomic interval of Lycium ferocissimum isolate CSIRO_LF1 chromosome 2, AGI_CSIRO_Lferr_CH_V1, whole genome shotgun sequence:
- the LOC132035159 gene encoding probable methyltransferase TCM_000336, which translates to MDVEKVFHMTGGVGETSYSRNSSLQKKASDMVKHVILETVEEVCLTTMPKSIGIADLGCSSGPNTLSNIKEIIETVHRISGTNKIFPQTPAEFRVFLNDLPSNDFNAIFQALPEFHHQLKSGPSNIDIAAYPGSFYGRLFPDNCLHFIYSSYSLHWLSRIPQGIYDDGKSMNKGNIYISEKSPPLVSKAYFEQFQEDFSLFLCSRSEELVSGGKMVLILLGREGLHHADRGNAFFWNILSMSLTNLINKGQVDKEKLDSYEVHFYAPCKEEIVDMVNREGYFEVDRLEMFEVEKNIVGNGMSYGTMVAMTVRAIQESMIAHHFGESIIDSLFKEYGRLVDEEMAKEEIRPITFLLVLRKL; encoded by the exons ATGGATGTTGAGAAGGTCTTCCACATGACTGGAGGAGTTGGAGAAACTAGCTATTCCAGAAATTCTTCACTTCAG aagAAGGCATCTGATATGGTGAAGCATGTAATCCTAGAGACAGTAGAAGAAGTGTGTCTCACAACAATGCCTAAAAGCATAGGCATAGCAGACTTAGGTTGTTCCTCAGGACCAAACACCTTGTCAAACATTAAAGAAATAATTGAAACTGTCCATAGGATAAGCGGGACCAACAAGATCTTCCCACAAACACCGGCCGAATTTCGAGTTTTCCTAAATGATCTTCCTAGCAATGACTTCAACGCCATCTTTCAGGCCTTACCTGAATTTCATCACCAGTTAAAGTCAGGTCCTTCAAATATAGATATAGCTGCTTATCCTGGCTCATTTTATGGAAGACTTTTCCCTGATAATTGCTTGCACTTTATCTATTCCTCTTATAGCTTGCACTGGCTATCAAGG attCCTCAAGGAATTTATGATGATGGAAAGTCCATGAACAAAggcaacatatacatatctgAGAAAAGCCCTCCTCTGGTTTCCAAAGCTTATTTTGAACAATTCCAGGAGGATTTTTCATTGTTCCTCTGTTCACGGTCAGAGGAGCTTGTTAGTGGAGGAAAAATGGTGCTGATTCTATTGGGAAGAGAAGGTCTTCATCATGCTGATAGAGGAAATGCTTTCTTCTGGAATATCCTCTCTATGTCATTaacaaatttaattaataag GGACAAGTGGACAAGGAAAAGCTTGACTCCTACGAAGTACATTTTTATGCACCATGTAAGGAAGAAATAGTAGACATGGTAAACAGAGAAGGGTATTTTGAAGTGGACCGACTTGAAATGTTTGAGGTAGAGAAGAATATTGTTGGGAATGGAATGAGCTATGGCACAATGGTGGCTATGACAGTTAGGGCAATTCAAGAATCAATGATAGCTCACCATTTTGGAGAATCTATCATAGACAGTTTGTTTAAAGAGTACGGAAGATTGGTGGATGAAGAGATGGCAAAGGAGGAAATTAGGCCTATCACGTTCCTCCTCGTTCTTAGGAAACTATGA